A genomic region of Pseudopipra pipra isolate bDixPip1 chromosome 20, bDixPip1.hap1, whole genome shotgun sequence contains the following coding sequences:
- the PDCL gene encoding phosducin-like protein, with amino-acid sequence MTTADDKLLGEKLQYYYSSSEGEDEDSEKEDKEGESNIPESVGEVELSSDVSTDVSTVNTGPKGVINDWRRFKQLETEQRQEQRREMERLIKKLSMTCRSHLDDEADKQKQKELQEKINGKMTLQEYNMIHNDEDDEEFLQRYRKQRMEEMRQQLYSGQQFKQVFEITSGEAFLDTVDKEHKSTLIMIHIYEDDIPGAESLNGCMICLAAEYPTVKFCRVKSSLIGASTRFTNNALPALLVYKAGELIGNFVRITDQLGEDFFAVDLEAFLQECGLLPEKDLLLLTSIHNPSACSSEDSDLEID; translated from the exons ATGACTACTGCAGATGATAAACTGCTTGGTGAGAAGCTCCAGTACTATTACAGCAGTAGTGAGGGTGAGGATGAGGACAGTGAGAAGGAAGATAAAGAAGGGGAGAGCAACATTCCTGAAAGTGTGGGAGAGGTGGAGCTCAGCAGCGATGTTAGCACCGATGTCAGCACTGTCAACACAG GTCCCAAGGGAGTCATCAATGACTGGAGGAGGTTTAAGCAGCTGGAGACGGAGCAGCGGCAGGAGCAGCGCCGGGAGATGGAGCGGCTCATCAAGAAGTTGTCCATGACCTGCAGGTCTCACTTAGATGATGAGGCTGATaagcagaagcagaaggagCTTCAGGAAAAAATCAATGGAAAG ATGACTTTACAGGAGTACAACATGATCCACAACGACGAGGACGACGAGGAGTTCCTGCAGCGCTACAGGAAGCAGAGGATGGAGGAGATGAGGCAGCAGCTGTACAGTGGGCAGCAGTTCAAGCAGGTCTTTGAGATCACCAGCGGAGAAGCATTTTTGGACACGGTGGACAAAGAGCACAAGAGCACCCTGATCATGATCCATATTTATGAAGATGATATCCCTGGCGCCGAGTCCCTGAACGGCTGCATGATCTGCCTGGCTGCCGAGTACCCCACGGTGAAGTTTTGCAGAGTGAAGAGTTCCCTCATCGGGGCCAGCACCCGCTTCACCAACAatgccctgccagccctgctggtcTACAAGGCCGGGGAGCTCATCGGCAACTTCGTGCGCATCACCGACCAGCTCGGGGAAGATTTCTTTGCTGTAGACCTGGAGGCTTTTCTGCAGGAATGTGGTTTGCTGCCAGAAAAAGACCTGCTGCTCCTGACTTCTATACATAACCCTTCTGCATGTTCCAGTGAGGACAGTGATCTGGAAATAGACTGA
- the PTGS1 gene encoding prostaglandin G/H synthase 1, with translation MGGGCRAPPAAGLRLLLAHAVLLLCAAGSAAGTGSVNPCCYFPCLHQGVCVRVGLAEYECDCTRTGYYGVNCTSPEFWTRLHNLLKPSPAFYHFILTHFKWFWDIINRTFIRDTLMRLVLTVRANLIPSPPTFNSDYGYISWEAYANVSYYTRVLPPVPDDCPTPMGTKGKQQLPDPQLLAERFLLRQKFEADPRGTNMMFAFFAQHFTHQFFKTSGKMGRGFTKALGHGVDLGHLYGDNLQRQHQLRLFRDGKLKFQVVDGEVYPPVVTDAPVHMVYPSAVPKEQQLAMGQEVFGLLPGLCMYGTLWLREHNRVCDVLRREHPTWDDEQLFQTARLILIGETIKIVVEDYVQHLSGYYLSLKFDPELLFGSQFQYRNRIAVEFNQLYHWHGLMPDSFVIQGEEYSYQQFLYNTSMLMDYGVEALVESFSKQVAGRIGGGQTINANVLHVAIGVIKESRQLRLQPFNEYRKRFGMKPYKSFQELTGEEEKAAELEELYGDIDALEFYPGLLLEKPQPNGIFGESMVEIGAPFSLKGLFGNPICSPEYWKPSTFGGATGFEIVKTASLKKLVCLNVKRCPYVAFHVPDAVEHGSPRAGGPSTEL, from the exons tgaATCCCTGTTGCTAtttcccctgcctgcaccaAGGGGTGTGTGTGAGGGTCGGTCTGGCAGAATACGAGTGTGACTGCACCAGGACGGGATACTATGGGGTCAACTGCACCTCCC CTGAGTTCTGGACGCGCCTCCACAACCTGCTGAAGCCCAGTCCTGCCTTCTACCACTTCATCCTGACCCACTTCAAGTGGTTTTGGGACATTATCAACAGAACCTTCATCAGGGACACGCTCATGAGGCTCGTGCTGACAG TTCGTGCCAATCtcatccccagcccccccactTTCAACTCCGACTACGGCTACATCAGCTGGGAGGCCTATGCCAACGTCAGCTACTACACCCGCGTCCTCCCGCCCGTGCCCGACGACTGCCCCACGCCCATGGGCACCAAAG ggaagcagcagctccccgatccccagctcctggcagagaGGTTCCTGCTGCGGCAGAAGTTCGAGGCTGATCCCCGAGGCACCAACATGATGTTTGCCTTCTTCGCCCAGCACTTCACCCACCAGTTCTTCAAGACGTCTGGGAAGATGGGCCGTGGCTTCACCAAGGCGCTGGGGCACGGG gTGGACCTGGGACATCTCTACGGGGACAACCTGCAGCGGCAGCACCAGCTGCGACTCTTCAGGGACGGGAAACTGAAATTCCAG GTGGTGGATGGGGAGGTGTACCCCCCCGTGGTCACCGACGCTCCCGTTCACATGGTGTACCCGTCTGCCGTGcccaaggagcagcagctggccaTGGGGCAGGAGGTGTTCGGGCTGCTGCCGGGGCTGTGCATGTATGGGACGCTCTGGCTGCGCGAGCACAACCGCGTGTGCGACGTGCTCAGGCGGGAACACCCCACCTGGGACGACGAGCAGCTCTTCCAGACGGCGCGGCTCATCCTCATCG GGGAGACCATCAAGATCGTTGTTGAAGACTATGTCCAGCACCTCAGTGGGTACTACCTGAGCCTCAAGTTCGACCCTGAGCTGCTGTTTGGGTCACAGTTCCAGTACCGGAATCGCATCGCGGTGGAGTTCAACCAGCTCTACCACTGGCACGGGCTGATGCCCGACTCCTTCGTCATCCAGGGGGAAGAGTACAGCTACCAGCAGTTCCTCTACAACACCTCCATGCTCATGGACTACGGCGTGGAGGCACTGGTGGAGTCCTTCTCCAAGCAGGTAGCAGGAAGG ATCGGTGGGGGACAGACCATCAATGCCAATGTCTTGCATGTGGCCATTGGGGTCATCAAGGAATCCCGGCAGCTGAGGCTACAGCCCTTCAACGAGTATCGGAAGAGGTTTGGCATGAAGCCCTACAAGTCCTTCCAGGAGCTGACAG gagaggaagagaaggctGCGGAGCTGGAAGAGCTGTACGGAGACATTGATGCTCTGGAGTTTTATCCAGGCTTGCTGCTCGAGAAACCTCAACCCAATGGCATTTTTGGGGAAAGCATGGTGGAGATTGGAGCTCCATTTTCCCTGAAGGGGCTTTTTGGAAATCCCATCTGCTCCCCAGAGTACTGGAAACCCAGTACATTTGGTGGAGCCACTGGCTTTGAGATAGTGAAGACGGCGTCGCTCAAGAAGCTCGTGTGCCTCAACGTGAAGAGGTGCCCGTACGTGGCATTCCACGTGCCAGATGCTGTGGAACACGGCAGCCCTCGGGCTGGGGGACCATCTACAGAGCTCTAG